One segment of Danio aesculapii chromosome 3, fDanAes4.1, whole genome shotgun sequence DNA contains the following:
- the coro7 gene encoding coronin-7 codes for MRTLIPLFDSDTGLLIVSGSGESVIDCFEVNTSEPFLSQVSQCVTDGSSRGVCLLPKLALDIRCCEVLRLMQLTENFIVPISYQVPRKAGQDFHADLYPDTVGHTAAMSADDWWKGDNKQVERVSLHPSKRPKPPAPSAQEKTQKDLSRGKSKEEASSSSSPLSSPSSSAVPSRSPSSTSGLSSGFMPSPSPSQSSRAIHNMLGPSSKFRHIQGSVLHRDTHITNLRGLHLTTPGECDGFCANGQRVAVPLAIAGGQIAVFELSQPGKLPDTALPTIQNSVNVADFCWDPFDPHRLVVAGDDAKIRVWQIPKGGLQETLTEPECVLRGHTEKIYSVKFHPHASGLLVSSSYDLTVRLWSLETGEQVKQLSGHQDQIFGMAWSPDGKLLATVCKDGKVRLYDPRKSTSPIQEGPGPEGQRGARVVWVCGGKYLMVSGFDCRSERQLYLFSTESLASGSVASAPADVSPSTLIPFYDPDTSVLILTGKGDTRVYIYEIVPEAPYFMECSSFNSSEPHKGLCFLPKTECDVRDVEVARAVRLGKTTIEPVAFRVPRVKKEFFQDDVFPDTAVWWESSLSAADWLSGSDGQHRKISLRPKDMTPVSEAPKEAPVRKYLPSSVYLEEKTDEQKKEELLSAMVAKLGNREDPLPQESYEGVDEDEWDD; via the exons ATGAg GACTCTGATTCCTCTGTTTGATTCAGACACTGGCCTGCTCATTGTGTCTGGAAGT GGCGAGAGTGTGATCGACTGTTTCGAGGTGAACACCAGCGAGCCCTTCCTGTCTCAAG TGAGTCAGTGTGTGACGGATGGCTCGAGTCGTGGTGTGTGTCTGCTGCCAAAGCTGGCTCTGGACATCCGCTGCTGTGAGGTTTTACGGCTCATGCAGCTCACTGAAAACTTCATTGTGCCCATCAGCTACCAGGTGCCCCGCAAG GCAGGACAAGACTTCCACGCGGACTTGTATCCAGACACCGTGGGTCACACAGCAGCCATGAGCGCAGACGACTGGTGGAAAGGAGACAACAAACAG gtggaGAGGGTCAGTCTTCACCCCAGCAAAAGGCCAAAACCACCCGCTCCGTCAGCTCAGGAGAAAACACAGAAGGATCTTTCCCGCGGCAAGAGCAAAGAG gAGGCCTCAAGCTCCAGCAGTCCTCTCAGCAGCCCCAGCAGCAGCGCAGTCCCGTCCCGCTCGCCCTCCTCCACCAGTGGCCTGTCGTCCGGCTTCATGCCCAGCCCGAGCCCCAGCCAGAGCTCCCGTGCCATCCACAACATGCTCG GCCCGAGTTCGAAGTTTCGTCACATCCAGGGTTCAGTTCTGCACCGGGACACTCACATCACTAACCTGCGCGGGCTTCATCTGACCACCCCTGGAGAGTGTGACGGATTCTGCGCCAATGGGCAGCGTGTGGCGGTTCCTCTGGCCATCGCTGGTGGGCAGATTGCCGTGTTTGAG TTGTCCCAGCCTGGAAAGCTGCCGGACACTGCTCTGCCCACCATCCAGAACTCTGTCAATGTGGCCGACTTCTGCTGGGACCCCTTTGACCCTCACAGGCTGGTTGTGG CTGGTGATGATGCCAAGATCCGCGTGTGGCAGATTCCCAAAGGAGGCTTGCAGGAAACCCTGACGGAGCCGGAGTGTGTTCTGCGGG GACACACTGAGAAGATCTACTCCGTCAAGTTCCACCCTCATGCCAGCGGTCTACTGGTGTCATCCTCATATGACCTCACTGTCAGACTGTGGAGCCTGGAGACTGGAGAACAGGTCAAGCAGCTCAGCGGACATCAGGAccag ATCTTTGGCATGGCTTGGAGTCCCGATGGGAAACTGCTGGCCACTGTGTGTAAGGATGGAAAAGTGCGTTTGTATGACCCACGCAAGTCCACCTCACCCATCCAG GAGGGTCCAGGACCTGAGGGCCAGAGAGGGGCTCGAGTAGTTTGGGTCTGTGGTGGCAAGTACCTGATGGTCTCAGGATTCGATTG TCGCAGTGAAAGGCAGCTGTACCTGTTCTCCACTGAGTCCTTGGCATCCGGGTCTGTGGCCTCTGCTCCTGCTGATGTGTCTCCCTCGACCCTCATCCCATTCTATGATCCCGACACCAGCGTCCTCATCCTCACTGGAAAG GGTGACACCCGGGTTTACATCTACGAGATCGTGCCTGAAGCACCGTACTTCATGGAATGTAGTAGTTTTAATTCCTCTGAGCCCCACAAG GGATTGTGTTTCCTGCCGAAAACTGAATGTGACGTTCGTGATGTGGAAGTGGCTCGAGCAGTCAGACTCGGCAAGACCACcattgaacctgtggccttcagAGTGCCTCGTGTCAAA AAAGAGTTTTTTCAGGATGACGTTTTCCCGGATACTGCAGTGTGGTGGGAATCGTCTCTGAGCGCCGCTGATTGGCTCTCTGGATCTGATGGACAGCATCGCAAAATCAGCCTGCGGCCCAAAGACATGACACCCG TGAGTGAAGCTCCTAAAGAAGCTCCTGTGAGGAAATACCTGCCCTCATCAGTCTACCTCGAGGAGAAAACTGATGAACAGAAGAAAGAGGag TTGCTCAGTGCAATGGTGGCAAAGCTGGGAAACAGGGAAGATCCACTGCCACAGGAGTCTTATGAGGGAGTGGATGAAGACGAGTGG gacgaTTAG